A single window of Salmo trutta unplaced genomic scaffold, fSalTru1.1, whole genome shotgun sequence DNA harbors:
- the LOC115186581 gene encoding NLR family CARD domain-containing protein 3-like: MHLSGEHDNKAKSPIKQERPASPVPSCVSMKSDWSMEHPIEFREGDFSTEQSGWSTLPEDQSRCAVCQQVLRDPVSITCGHRFCRQCITRYWEKPAPSRDYDCPQCRKRSRTRPVLQHLSEPNDARGFEKLDDSLQRAIVNHKDSLKRRYECVIEGIETAGNQTPLNRIYTELYITEGESEGVNNEHEVWQLETAPRTPTSHDTVIHCNDIFKPLPGQERSIRTVLTKGIAGIGKTVSVQKFILDWAEGKANQDVDIIFVLPFRELNLIKDRQYSFLRLLNDFHTELDIGNAKKLTACKAMFIFDGLDESRLPLDFQHNENVSDVTQTSSVDVLLTNLIKGNLLPSALLWITSRPAATNQIPPQCVDQVTEVRGFNDPQKEEYFRKRFSDEDLASRIISHIKTSRSLHIMCHIPVFCWISAIVLEHMLKHKREEMPTTLTEMFTLFVLIQTSLKNQKYHGRDEMDQEELMESHKEVLLKLGKLAFENLEKGNLMFYEEDLNVCGIDVKEASLYSGVCTHIFKEESVLFQRVVYCFVHLSIQEFLSAVYMYHCYTSKNMDALKPFFKRKSEELTLHELLKSTVDKALESKNGHLDLFVRFLHGMSVESNQKLLRGLVTQTESSPESVQKTIRSLKVMQRKNISPERWINLFHCLIEMKEHSVQEEIQEYLRSEKRSINLTLAQCSALAYMLQISEEVLDVFDLKEYKTTQEGRRRLLPAVRCRRKAL, from the exons tggatggtctactctgccAGAGGATCAGTCCAGGTGTGCAGTGTGCCAGCAGGTTCTGAGGGATCCAGTCTCTATCACCTGTGGACACAGGTTCTGCAGACAGTGCATCACCAGATACTGGGAGAAACCTGCTCCTTCAAGAGACTATGACTGTCCTCAGTGTAGAAAGAGATCCAGAACACGTCCTGTACTACAGCACCTGAGTGAACCCAATGATGCAAGAGGCTTTGAAAAAT TGGATGACAGCCTGCAGAGAGCTATAGTAAACCATAAAGACAGTCTGAAAAGGAGGTATGAATGTGTGATAGAAGGCATCGAAACAGCAGGGAACCAAACTCCCCTCAACAGGAtttacacagagctctacatcacagaaggCGAGAGTGAAGGGGTTAACAATGAACATGAGGTGTGGCAGCTAGAGACAGCACCCAGGACACCAACCTCACATGACACAGTAATCCACTGCAATGACATCTTTAAACCCTTACCTGGCCAAGAGAGAagcatcagaactgtgctgacgaaGGGCATCGCTGGCAtcggaaaaacagtctctgtgcagaagttcatcctAGACTGGGCTGAAGGGAAGGCAAACCAAGATGTGGATATCATATTTGTACTTCCTTTCCGGGAGCTGAACTTGATCAAAGATCGCCAGTACAGTTTTCTCAGACTTTTAAATGACTTCcacacagaactagacataggCAATGCAAAGAAACTCACTGCCTGTAAAGctatgttcatctttgatggtttGGATGAAAGCAGACTTCCATTGGATTTCCAGCACAATGAAAATGTGTCTGATGTCACCCAGACATCATCTGtagatgttctgctgacaaacctcatcaagggaaatctgcttccctctgctctcctctggataacgtCCCGACCAGCAGCAACTAATCAGATCCCCCctcagtgtgttgaccaggtgacagaggtacgagggttcaatgacccacagaaggaggagtacttcaggaagagattcagtgatgaggacctggccagcagaatcatctcacacataaagacatcaaggagcctccacatcatgtgccacattccagtcttctgttggatttctgcaatagtccttgaacacatgttgaaacataagagagaagagatgcccacgactctgactgagatgttcACACTCTTCGTGCTCATTCAGACCAGCCTGAAGAACCAGAAGTATCATGGAAGAGATGAGATGGATCAAGAGGAGCTCATGGAGTCACATAAGGAAGTTCTTTTGAAGCTGGGGAAGCTGGCGTTTGAAAATCTGGAGAAGGGTAATCTCAtgttctatgaagaagacctgaacgTGTGCGGCATTGATGTCAAAGAAGCATCACTGTACTCAGGAGTGTGCACACACATCTTTAAAGAAGAGTCTGTGTTATTTCAGAGAGTGGTGTACTGCTTTGTACATCtaagcattcaggagtttctctCAGCTGTCTACATGTACCATTGTTACACAAGCAAGAACATGGATGCACTGAAGCCCTTCTTCAAGAGAAAGTCTGAAGAGCTAACCTTGCATGAGCTGCTGAAGAGTACCGTGGATAAAGCCTTGGAGAGTAAGAATGGACACCTGGACCTTTTTGTCCGCTTCCTTCATGGCATGTCAGTGGAGTCCAATCAGAAACTCCTACGAGGTCTGGTGACACAGACAGAAAGCAGTCCAGAGAGCGTCCAGAAAACAATCCGATCCCTTAAGGTGATGCAGAGGAAGAACATCTCCCCTGAGAGGTGGATTAATCTCTTCCACTGTCTGATAGAGATGAAAGAACATTCAGTACAGGAGGAAATCCAAGAATACTTGAGGTCAGAGAAAAGATCGATAAACCTCACACTTGCTCAGTGTTCAGCGCTGGCCTACATGCTGCAGATATCAGAGGAGGttctggatgtgtttgacctaaAAGAatacaagacaacacaggagggtCGTAGGAGACTGCTCCCAGCTGTGAGGTGCCGCAGAAAGGCTCTGTAA